One window of the Calditrichota bacterium genome contains the following:
- a CDS encoding leucine--tRNA ligase — translation MCAYPFAEVEKKWQQKWEKTQLYKTDMNDVDKKLYCLVMFIYPSGDKLHIGHWYNYGPTDTWARFKRMQGYNVFEPMGYDAFGLPAENYAIKHGIHPAISTAQNIEYIRKQLKAIGAMYDWSKEINTSAPEYYKWTQWFFLLLYKNGLAYRKKAPVNWCPKCQTVLANEQVIDGHCERCETEVTHRDLEQWFFKITDYAEKLLEGHQRIDWPEKTIAMQKNWIGKSEGAKIVFSVENSDDKIEVFTTRPDTLWGVTYMVLAPEHPLVPKLTTDKQRDAVNDYVEQARKESDIQRTSTEKEKTGVFTGAYAINSVNNERVPIWIADYVLVTYGTGAVMAVPGHDTRDFEFATKYNLPIREVISPDGKAHEELKAAYVEPGIMINSGKFNGTPSKEGIAKVIKYLEERNFGEKTINYKLRDWLISRQRYWGAPIPIVYCPDCGEVPVPEDQLPVVLPEKVDFKGKGESPLLTNLDFVNTTCPKCGKPARREVDTMDTFVCSSWYYLRFPNPDIDAFPFDKGLAKKWLPVDQYVGGAEHAVMHLMYARFFAKVLYDLKLIDFDEPFKRLIHQGVITKDSNKMSKSRGNVVNPDIFVERYGADTFRMYMMFMGSYEEGGDWNDEGITGIHRFINRVWRIVDLLKENKATGSEEKESKELERVRHYTIKMVTTDLERFHFNTAISRIMEFVNAMYLYIQNVPLEQQNRQVLEEAKETLVLLMAPFAPHFAEECWEKIGQRYSIFNAQWPEYDEAKTQRDAIPIAVQINGKLRTTIEIERDSADELVIEAALGDEKIQKHVSGKNILKKIVVKNRLVNFVVK, via the coding sequence ATGTGCGCCTATCCATTTGCAGAAGTTGAAAAAAAATGGCAGCAGAAATGGGAGAAGACCCAACTGTATAAAACTGACATGAACGATGTCGATAAAAAATTATACTGTCTGGTGATGTTTATTTACCCATCAGGCGATAAACTGCATATCGGCCACTGGTACAATTACGGGCCTACTGATACCTGGGCGCGATTTAAGAGAATGCAGGGTTACAATGTTTTTGAACCCATGGGTTACGACGCATTTGGCCTGCCAGCGGAAAATTACGCCATTAAACATGGTATTCATCCGGCAATTAGTACTGCCCAAAATATTGAATACATCCGAAAGCAACTCAAAGCCATTGGCGCCATGTACGATTGGAGCAAAGAAATCAACACCAGCGCGCCGGAATATTACAAATGGACGCAGTGGTTTTTCCTGCTGCTGTATAAAAATGGTCTTGCTTACCGCAAAAAAGCGCCGGTAAACTGGTGTCCCAAGTGCCAGACAGTTTTAGCCAACGAGCAAGTAATTGACGGCCACTGCGAACGCTGCGAGACAGAAGTCACGCACAGAGATTTGGAACAATGGTTTTTCAAAATCACTGATTACGCGGAAAAACTGCTGGAAGGCCATCAGCGCATCGACTGGCCGGAGAAAACCATCGCCATGCAGAAAAACTGGATCGGCAAGAGCGAGGGCGCTAAAATCGTTTTTTCTGTGGAAAACTCGGATGACAAAATCGAAGTTTTCACGACGCGCCCTGACACATTATGGGGCGTGACGTACATGGTGTTGGCGCCGGAACATCCTTTAGTTCCCAAATTGACTACGGATAAACAGCGCGACGCCGTAAACGATTATGTTGAGCAAGCACGGAAAGAATCTGATATTCAGCGCACGTCTACGGAAAAGGAAAAGACAGGCGTTTTTACTGGCGCCTACGCGATCAATTCTGTGAATAATGAACGCGTGCCAATCTGGATCGCAGATTATGTGTTGGTTACTTACGGCACTGGCGCCGTGATGGCAGTCCCAGGCCATGACACGCGCGATTTTGAATTTGCTACAAAATATAATTTGCCAATCCGCGAGGTTATTAGCCCAGACGGAAAAGCACATGAAGAACTAAAAGCAGCTTACGTAGAGCCGGGAATTATGATAAATTCGGGAAAATTTAACGGTACTCCGTCAAAGGAGGGCATTGCCAAAGTCATCAAATATCTGGAAGAACGTAACTTTGGCGAAAAAACGATCAATTACAAACTGCGAGATTGGCTAATTTCGCGCCAGCGTTACTGGGGAGCGCCGATTCCGATTGTTTATTGTCCGGATTGCGGAGAAGTTCCTGTCCCTGAAGATCAACTTCCGGTAGTACTTCCCGAAAAAGTGGATTTCAAAGGCAAAGGGGAGTCCCCACTGTTGACAAATCTTGATTTTGTCAATACAACCTGCCCCAAATGCGGCAAACCAGCCAGGCGGGAAGTCGATACAATGGATACTTTTGTTTGTTCTTCTTGGTATTATCTACGATTTCCCAATCCGGATATTGATGCTTTTCCTTTTGACAAAGGTCTGGCGAAAAAATGGCTGCCGGTGGATCAATATGTCGGCGGCGCGGAACACGCTGTCATGCATTTGATGTATGCGCGCTTTTTCGCCAAAGTTCTTTACGATTTAAAGCTGATCGATTTTGATGAGCCATTTAAAAGACTCATTCATCAGGGAGTGATCACAAAAGACAGCAATAAAATGTCTAAATCTCGCGGCAATGTGGTAAATCCGGATATTTTTGTCGAGAGATACGGCGCTGATACTTTTCGCATGTACATGATGTTCATGGGCAGCTACGAAGAGGGCGGCGATTGGAACGATGAAGGAATTACCGGAATTCACCGTTTCATTAATCGCGTCTGGCGGATCGTGGATTTGCTCAAAGAAAACAAAGCAACTGGCAGCGAGGAGAAAGAAAGCAAAGAATTGGAGCGTGTGAGACATTACACGATAAAAATGGTCACAACAGATCTAGAACGATTCCATTTCAACACTGCCATTAGCCGCATCATGGAATTTGTGAATGCAATGTATCTTTACATTCAAAACGTGCCTCTGGAACAGCAAAATCGTCAAGTTTTAGAGGAGGCGAAAGAGACGTTGGTGCTTTTGATGGCTCCGTTCGCGCCTCATTTTGCCGAAGAATGCTGGGAAAAAATCGGTCAACGCTACAGCATTTTCAACGCGCAGTGGCCTGAATACGATGAAGCAAAGACGCAAAGAGACGCAATTCCTATTGCCGTGCAGATAAATGGCAAACTGCGCACGACAATTGAAATAGAGCGCGATTCAGCAGATGAGCTTGTCATTGAAGCGGCACTGGGCGATGAAAAAATTCAAAAGCACGTCAGCGGGAAAAATATTTTAAAAAAAATTGTTGTAAAAAACAGGCTGGTGAATTTTGTTGTGAAGTGA
- the polX gene encoding DNA polymerase/3'-5' exonuclease PolX — MENDQIAEIFERLADILEFQGENPFKINAYRKASRVLKDLPLNIRELHEQRKVATLPGFGTALVKKVEQFLTTGKISKYEQLKNAVPAGLLQLLDIQNLGPRTLAAAHKKLGVKNLDDLVKVIENGKLAALPGMGEKKVNKIKEGVDFYLSVSERFRLGDAYPVAEEIIQRLQNQFPEISLSMAGSIRRMKETVHDLDILAATENSKEVIDFFVQMPEVEIAIAAGETKGSVRLQNKMQVDLRAVSSRNFGAALQYFTGSQAHNIKIRGIAKKQGLKINEYGLFRDDNFICGETEDEIYKSLGLQWIAPELREDRGEVEAAAQNHLPELIKLSDIKGDLHVHTIGSDGHSRMENLVAAAKKLGHQYLAICDHSRSAGYANGLSAERLLAQIEAIKNLNKSLTDFTLFSGSEVDILDDGSLDFPDEILARLDIVVVSIHSNFQKNPTERILTAMENPHVDIIAHPTGRLINKRDSYQVDISKIIEKAIEKNIALEINSHPWRLDLNDQHVRVAVEKGALLAINTDAHHVDNLNYLKFGVGTARRGWATAKNVINTLTIQQIRNWKKQRTVRQK, encoded by the coding sequence ATGGAAAACGATCAGATTGCAGAAATATTTGAACGATTGGCAGATATTTTGGAATTTCAAGGAGAAAATCCTTTCAAGATTAACGCCTACCGCAAAGCCAGCCGCGTTTTGAAAGATTTGCCTTTGAACATTCGAGAGCTGCACGAGCAGAGAAAAGTTGCTACTTTGCCTGGATTTGGTACGGCTTTGGTCAAAAAGGTTGAACAATTTTTAACTACCGGAAAAATTTCCAAATACGAACAACTCAAAAACGCCGTCCCGGCAGGCTTGCTGCAATTGTTAGATATTCAAAATTTGGGACCCCGAACTCTCGCTGCAGCACACAAAAAGCTTGGCGTAAAAAATCTGGATGATCTGGTCAAAGTCATTGAAAATGGCAAATTAGCCGCATTGCCCGGAATGGGCGAAAAAAAAGTCAACAAAATCAAGGAAGGGGTTGATTTTTATCTTTCTGTCAGCGAAAGATTTCGTCTCGGAGATGCGTATCCGGTCGCAGAGGAAATAATTCAGCGGTTACAAAATCAATTTCCTGAAATTTCTCTTTCCATGGCGGGCTCCATCAGGCGAATGAAAGAAACTGTTCACGATCTTGACATTTTGGCAGCAACGGAAAATAGCAAAGAGGTTATTGATTTCTTTGTACAAATGCCAGAAGTCGAAATCGCGATTGCTGCCGGCGAAACTAAGGGCTCTGTAAGATTGCAAAATAAAATGCAAGTTGATCTGCGGGCAGTTTCGTCGAGAAATTTTGGGGCGGCGCTGCAATATTTCACCGGCTCACAGGCGCACAACATCAAAATTCGCGGTATCGCCAAAAAGCAGGGGCTAAAAATTAACGAATACGGACTTTTCCGGGACGATAATTTTATTTGTGGCGAAACTGAAGATGAGATTTACAAATCACTTGGCTTGCAATGGATTGCGCCGGAATTGCGTGAAGATAGGGGAGAGGTCGAAGCAGCAGCGCAAAATCATTTGCCCGAGCTGATTAAACTTTCAGACATTAAAGGCGACCTGCACGTTCACACAATTGGCAGCGACGGCCACAGCCGAATGGAGAATTTGGTCGCTGCCGCGAAAAAATTGGGCCATCAATATTTGGCAATTTGTGACCATTCCCGCTCCGCCGGCTACGCGAACGGATTGTCAGCAGAAAGATTGTTGGCACAGATCGAGGCGATAAAAAATTTGAACAAGAGTCTGACAGATTTTACGCTTTTTTCCGGCTCCGAAGTTGACATTCTGGATGACGGCAGTCTTGATTTTCCGGATGAAATTTTAGCCAGGTTAGATATTGTCGTCGTGTCCATTCACTCAAATTTTCAAAAGAATCCAACGGAACGTATTCTCACAGCAATGGAAAATCCCCACGTTGACATCATCGCTCATCCAACCGGCAGGCTCATTAATAAACGCGACAGTTACCAAGTTGACATTTCAAAAATAATCGAAAAAGCAATCGAGAAAAACATTGCGCTGGAAATAAACAGTCATCCCTGGCGACTCGATTTGAATGATCAACACGTGAGGGTGGCTGTTGAAAAAGGCGCATTGTTGGCGATAAACACGGACGCGCATCACGTCGACAATCTGAATTACCTGAAATTTGGCGTGGGAACTGCCCGGCGCGGCTGGGCAACGGCTAAAAATGTAATTAATACTCTCACCATTCAGCAAATTAGAAATTGGAAAAAGCAAAGGACAGTAAGGCAGAAATGA
- the ggt gene encoding gamma-glutamyltransferase: MKSKNTVTIVTVFLLLFLFVNAPARYISEARGKQGMVVSSEETATRVGVDVLKKGGNAIDAAIAVGFALAVTYPTAGNIGGGGFMVISFPDGRSTTIDFRETAPLKASRDMYLDADGKVIPGKSTFGYAACGVPGTVAGLTMALKKYGTMPLKKLLQPALALAKNGLPVSYQFHRDLLRLKNAFSRFPSSKKVFFKKNGEIYEKGDIFRQPDLYSTLKRIAKHGAKGFYEGKTAKLIVRDMEKNHGLITLKDLRDYRAIERRPVIGQFHDYEVISMGLPSSGGICLIQAFNILEKYDLKQMGWNSSQYLHLLTETLKNIFAVRAHFLGDADFVKVPIKTLISKNFAQKIAENIQPDRAVPAAEIPIANPFQFEGNHTTHYNVVDKNGMAVAVTYTINSGYGAKAVVDGAGFLLNNEMDDFAIKAGNPNIYKLVAFAPNLIEPGKRMLSSMSPTIMRKNGKFFMAVGAMGGPKIITATLQTILNVIVFDMSLQEAINAPRIHHQWLPDKIFVEKMFFPSDVLENLRAMGHTVETMGYHSEVTAILFQEKSGELIGAPDFRWNGKALGF, translated from the coding sequence ATGAAATCGAAAAACACAGTAACAATTGTGACCGTTTTTCTCCTCTTGTTTCTTTTCGTAAATGCGCCTGCCCGCTACATTTCTGAAGCGCGCGGAAAACAGGGAATGGTTGTTTCTTCCGAGGAAACAGCGACTCGTGTTGGAGTTGATGTATTAAAAAAAGGCGGAAACGCCATTGACGCCGCCATTGCTGTGGGATTTGCTTTAGCAGTAACCTATCCCACTGCCGGAAATATCGGCGGCGGTGGGTTCATGGTAATAAGTTTTCCGGACGGAAGATCCACAACGATTGACTTTCGCGAAACAGCGCCACTCAAAGCAAGCCGGGACATGTATCTTGACGCAGACGGCAAAGTGATTCCCGGGAAAAGCACCTTTGGCTACGCTGCTTGCGGCGTTCCGGGCACAGTCGCAGGATTAACAATGGCGCTAAAGAAATATGGTACAATGCCATTGAAAAAACTTCTACAGCCGGCATTAGCGTTGGCGAAAAATGGTCTTCCTGTGAGCTATCAGTTTCATCGGGATTTGTTGAGATTAAAGAACGCATTTTCTCGATTCCCTTCCTCAAAGAAAGTTTTCTTCAAAAAGAATGGTGAAATTTATGAAAAAGGAGATATTTTTCGCCAGCCAGATTTATATTCCACGCTGAAAAGAATCGCCAAACATGGCGCCAAAGGATTTTACGAGGGGAAGACTGCCAAGCTGATTGTTCGGGACATGGAAAAAAATCACGGTTTGATCACATTAAAGGATTTGCGCGACTACCGTGCCATCGAAAGACGGCCGGTGATCGGACAATTTCATGATTATGAGGTTATCTCCATGGGTCTGCCTTCTTCCGGGGGAATTTGTCTGATTCAGGCCTTTAATATTCTGGAAAAATATGATTTGAAACAGATGGGTTGGAATTCTTCACAATATTTGCATTTGCTCACAGAAACTCTGAAGAATATTTTCGCCGTGCGGGCACACTTCCTCGGCGATGCTGATTTTGTGAAAGTGCCGATAAAAACATTGATCAGCAAAAATTTTGCACAAAAAATCGCTGAAAATATTCAGCCTGACCGAGCAGTTCCCGCAGCAGAAATTCCTATTGCAAATCCTTTTCAATTTGAAGGAAACCACACGACCCACTACAATGTTGTCGACAAAAACGGCATGGCGGTTGCGGTCACTTACACGATCAACAGCGGCTACGGAGCCAAAGCAGTCGTCGATGGCGCCGGATTTTTATTGAACAATGAAATGGACGATTTCGCAATCAAAGCCGGCAATCCGAATATTTACAAATTAGTGGCATTTGCACCCAATTTGATTGAACCGGGCAAACGAATGCTCTCTTCCATGTCACCGACGATCATGAGAAAAAACGGCAAATTTTTCATGGCAGTAGGCGCCATGGGAGGTCCAAAGATAATCACGGCAACATTGCAGACAATTTTGAATGTAATCGTTTTCGACATGTCTCTGCAAGAAGCGATAAACGCTCCGAGAATTCATCACCAGTGGCTTCCCGATAAAATTTTTGTAGAAAAAATGTTTTTTCCGTCTGATGTATTGGAAAATCTGCGGGCAATGGGGCATACTGTGGAGACGATGGGCTATCACTCGGAAGTTACAGCAATTTTGTTTCAGGAAAAAAGCGGAGAATTGATCGGAGCGCCTGATTTCAGATGGAACGGCAAAGCACTGGGTTTTTAA
- the mltG gene encoding endolytic transglycosylase MltG, giving the protein MKKFIMIIAVILLAIVLVLGMKVGKIFLPTSGKPDAAINIKIERGASPVAIADTLKRNGLINKKEDFLLAVRLFRQHQSLKAGFYQLRQGLSPYQLMKILAQGKTARIRVTFPEGYTSFQMASLLQARLGIDSTKFMHLVHDRDFLKKLHIDSESLEGYLYPETYYFDWGMSERDVMRIMVAELRKNLSDSLMKEIKDSGWTLHQILTLASLIEGEAMVDSERAIISAVYQNRLQKNMLLQADPTIQFIIPDGPRRLLNKDLQIDSPYNTYKYPGLPPGPVNNPGIKSIIAAVHPADVDYLYFVARGDGAHIFSKNLKEHLKAKRKFDEYRRLVKRKERLNGK; this is encoded by the coding sequence ATGAAAAAATTTATTATGATCATTGCTGTTATTTTGCTGGCAATCGTGTTAGTTTTGGGAATGAAGGTAGGAAAAATATTTTTACCAACGTCCGGAAAACCAGATGCGGCTATCAACATAAAAATTGAACGCGGCGCTTCCCCGGTTGCGATTGCTGACACTTTAAAGAGAAACGGTTTGATTAATAAAAAAGAAGATTTCTTATTGGCAGTTCGTCTGTTTCGACAACATCAAAGTCTCAAAGCCGGATTTTATCAACTGCGCCAGGGGCTTTCGCCCTATCAGCTCATGAAAATTCTTGCCCAGGGCAAAACAGCGCGAATTCGCGTCACGTTTCCTGAAGGCTACACTTCGTTTCAGATGGCTTCTCTTTTACAGGCGAGATTGGGGATCGATTCGACAAAATTCATGCATCTTGTACATGACAGAGATTTTTTGAAAAAACTGCATATCGACAGCGAGTCGCTGGAAGGGTATCTTTATCCTGAAACATACTACTTTGATTGGGGAATGAGCGAGCGAGACGTCATGCGGATAATGGTCGCGGAATTAAGGAAAAATTTGAGCGATTCATTAATGAAAGAAATAAAAGACAGCGGCTGGACGTTACATCAGATTTTGACATTGGCTTCTTTGATTGAAGGCGAAGCAATGGTAGATTCGGAGCGGGCAATAATTTCTGCTGTTTATCAAAATCGTTTGCAAAAAAATATGCTGTTGCAAGCTGACCCAACTATTCAATTTATTATTCCCGATGGACCGCGCCGGCTGTTGAACAAAGATTTACAAATTGATTCACCTTACAATACTTACAAATATCCGGGATTACCACCGGGGCCTGTCAATAATCCGGGAATAAAATCCATTATTGCTGCTGTTCATCCGGCGGATGTGGATTACCTTTATTTTGTCGCCAGGGGAGATGGCGCTCACATTTTTAGCAAAAATTTGAAAGAACACCTGAAAGCGAAAAGAAAATTTGACGAATATCGCAGACTTGTCAAGCGGAAAGAAAGATTGAATGGGAAATAA
- a CDS encoding UvrD-helicase domain-containing protein, with the protein MGNKEKQTTLLRNLNSVQRKAVEHTNGPSLILAGAGSGKTRVLTHKIAYLIERKGINPGNILAMTFTNKAAREMKERISALLNGELRGLWIGTFHSNFARILRKDCSKIGYTPSFVIYDEADQLSLVKSVINELEIINAQNLKPKQIQSYIKIIKNSSISLEEFKLRNPALSNEVFYDIFNRYNNRLLQNNAMDFEDLLGKSHELFRLFPTVLSHYQELFHYILVDEYQDTNRIQYKLIKLLGEKHRNISVVGDDDQSIYRWRGAEIRNILDFEKDFPDCKIFRLEQNYRSTANILHIAHSIIRNNYNRMDKELWTKKGEGEKITLKIVNNASDEANYVVMKIEEEMQKNHHNFSDFAVLFRINAQSRALEDALRSRGINYIIVGGIRFYERKEIKDVLAYLKLLANPQDSVSLKRIINYPARGIGKTTIERLEEFCAQKNISLFNCLLKAHEVGSLQKSKVSTLKQLGEFLQRYVSLKEQLSPSELTSALIDELGILLALKAEGTEEAATRMENIKELINGIKEFSKQNSELTLEHYLESVALITSVDNWDRSVNAVSLLTLHSAKGLEFPVVFITGLEEGLFPLSRQAGSIESLEEERRLFYVGATRAMEKLYLTAAKFRWQGGSDSTSGAISRFLAELDKTYVEADEEIGYYSHHRAPKRSFSQSVKKSDNLRQKSDNNQPPELRVGALVRHPRFGKGIIRKIESGNEANNPKLFILFEGLGEKKIIYKYAKLEILR; encoded by the coding sequence ATGGGAAATAAAGAAAAGCAAACAACTTTATTAAGAAATTTGAATTCAGTGCAGCGAAAAGCTGTGGAACACACGAATGGTCCTAGTTTGATTCTGGCGGGAGCTGGCAGCGGTAAAACGAGAGTTTTGACGCATAAAATCGCTTACTTGATCGAGCGAAAGGGTATCAACCCCGGCAATATTTTGGCCATGACGTTCACCAATAAAGCAGCGAGAGAAATGAAGGAACGAATTTCCGCCCTTCTGAATGGCGAATTGCGTGGTTTGTGGATTGGTACATTTCATTCAAATTTTGCCAGAATTCTGCGGAAGGATTGCTCGAAAATCGGCTACACACCGAGTTTCGTCATTTACGATGAAGCTGACCAACTTTCGCTTGTAAAATCAGTCATAAACGAACTCGAGATAATCAATGCTCAAAATTTGAAACCGAAGCAAATTCAATCATACATTAAAATCATCAAAAATTCATCTATCTCGCTGGAAGAGTTTAAGTTACGCAATCCAGCCCTGTCTAATGAAGTTTTTTATGATATCTTTAATCGCTACAATAACCGATTGTTACAAAACAATGCCATGGACTTTGAGGACCTGCTTGGAAAAAGCCACGAGCTATTTCGATTATTTCCAACTGTTTTAAGTCATTATCAGGAGCTCTTTCATTACATTCTCGTCGATGAATATCAGGACACGAATCGAATTCAGTATAAATTAATAAAATTGCTCGGCGAGAAGCATCGAAATATCTCAGTTGTCGGAGATGATGATCAATCCATCTATCGCTGGCGCGGCGCTGAAATAAGAAATATTTTGGACTTCGAAAAAGATTTTCCTGATTGTAAAATTTTCCGGCTCGAACAGAATTACCGCTCCACGGCAAATATCCTGCATATTGCTCATTCCATTATTCGCAATAATTACAATCGCATGGATAAGGAATTATGGACTAAAAAGGGCGAGGGTGAAAAAATCACTCTAAAAATTGTCAATAACGCCAGTGACGAGGCGAACTACGTTGTGATGAAAATTGAAGAGGAGATGCAAAAAAACCATCATAACTTTTCTGATTTTGCTGTTCTCTTCCGAATTAATGCCCAATCCCGGGCGCTGGAAGACGCCTTGCGCAGTAGAGGAATCAATTATATCATCGTGGGCGGCATTCGATTTTATGAAAGAAAGGAAATTAAAGATGTTCTTGCGTATCTCAAACTCCTTGCTAATCCGCAAGATAGCGTCAGTTTGAAAAGAATCATCAATTATCCCGCTCGAGGCATCGGAAAGACGACAATTGAGCGTCTGGAGGAGTTCTGCGCTCAAAAAAATATATCCTTATTCAATTGTTTGCTCAAAGCGCATGAAGTGGGCTCATTGCAAAAATCGAAAGTTTCCACTCTCAAACAACTTGGTGAATTCTTGCAACGCTACGTTAGCTTAAAAGAGCAACTTTCTCCGTCGGAGCTCACGAGCGCTTTGATTGATGAGTTGGGAATCCTGTTAGCTTTGAAAGCAGAAGGAACGGAAGAGGCCGCTACTCGCATGGAAAACATCAAAGAACTTATTAATGGCATCAAGGAATTTAGTAAACAAAATTCTGAATTGACCCTTGAGCATTATCTTGAAAGCGTCGCCCTGATCACCAGCGTCGATAATTGGGATAGATCAGTAAATGCTGTTTCTTTGCTGACGCTGCATAGCGCCAAAGGTCTTGAATTTCCTGTCGTTTTTATTACCGGTCTGGAAGAAGGGCTTTTTCCGCTATCTCGGCAAGCAGGAAGCATCGAAAGTCTGGAAGAAGAAAGACGGCTTTTTTATGTCGGAGCAACTCGCGCCATGGAAAAACTATATTTGACGGCGGCAAAGTTTCGTTGGCAAGGGGGAAGCGATAGTACGAGTGGCGCAATTTCAAGATTTTTAGCAGAGCTGGACAAAACTTATGTGGAAGCCGACGAGGAAATTGGTTATTATTCTCATCATCGCGCCCCAAAACGCTCTTTCTCTCAAAGTGTCAAGAAATCTGACAATCTTCGGCAAAAATCGGATAACAATCAGCCACCAGAATTGCGAGTCGGGGCGCTTGTCCGCCATCCGAGATTTGGGAAGGGGATTATCAGGAAAATTGAGTCGGGCAACGAAGCAAATAATCCAAAACTTTTTATTCTTTTTGAGGGGTTAGGGGAGAAGAAAATAATTTATAAATATGCCAAGTTGGAGATTTTGCGATGA